taaaaatataaacttatactaaatatatgatactattctaatgtaaatattaaaataatgttgagatgactatataaaagttttcaataaataaaaaaataaaattattaatattaaaacaatataatataaatatatttttaaaaatatttaaaatataatatgagtGAGCTTTATGAGCTTAGATTAGTTTTTTAGAAATATGGACAAATtcagacaaaattttaagctcatatttcgggccaAGCCGAACTTagacaaatataaaatatattaatattatgtttagACCCAACCCGACACCTCTAGATCAACATGGAACATAGCTTTAAAAATGCCATGTCTGAAAGAAGCCTAACATAGTGACATAATGTTGAAATCAAacgaagaagagaagagaagtaGAAAAGGGCCTTTGGGCTTTAGGTGTCCACCAAATGGACTTATGTTTATTGAAAGACCCTCATACACAAAGaaccgaaaaaaattaaatataattttagtccttataatttttaattttttgaaatttagtcctttatttatttaaaaaatcaaaatccaattgttaacaacattaatttatttcggttaaattttaatatttttatcaattaggctttaatttttaaatcaatcaTTTGAATATTAGAATGCCACCGTTTCAAATTTAAAGGAACTTAATTAATAGTATTATCAAttggactttaatttttaaatcaaagggactaaattttaaaaatataaagagtaaAATGACTGAGAAcgtaattaaaccaaaacaaaaatgcGACCATTAGCCATGGAAGAACTTTAAAAGGAGCGCATTTGCTCTATTCTTATTTCAACAGGTTGCGTAGCCTACAAGGCAAAGATACATGCTATACTTTTctattacctttttttttcttcacagCTGCTTCTTTCGTATTGAAAACCATCTTTCATTCAGCAAGCAGAGAATGTATGCTTGTTAATTTATCACAAACAATCCTCAAATAAGCAAAGCATAAATGTCGAATCCTCCAAAAAGACCTTTTTACGTTTGGAATCACTTTCTGACTCTCCTTTTactatatatttgtatatatgtatatatgtatatatagcaAACCATGTTTGAGCCAATTAGACGGTGTCTAACAATCCTTTCTTGTACAAAATCTGTCCCCATGGCCACTCTCGTATCCGATAACCTTGATGGTATCTATCATTAAACATCTCTGTATATGATTGTTCTTCATTCAAACACAATGTCTGGttcattgtttttttaatttcagcTCATATTTTGTGTATGCTTGTTAAATTTGCAGAAGTTGAAAGATCTATATCAGATACAGCACCCTGTCATTACATACTAAAGATACAGTCATTTTCATTACTTTCAAAGAATGgcattgaaaaatatgaatctGGAGAGTTCCAAGCTGGTGGATACAAATGGTACTTTTGACTTATTAATGGCTGAATTATAGGACTGTATGTTTTATAAGTTAATGTTGGTTTTTTATCACTTGCTTAGCCTATAGTTTTTGTGCGCACTTGCAGGAAACTCGTACTGTATCCGAATGGGAACAGAAGCAGAAATGTGAAAGAACACCTTTCTCTATACTTGGTTTTTGTTGATGTTAGTTCTCTCTTTCGTCACGGTTTGGAGGTCCATGCCGATTTCCGGTTTTTCTTGCTTGATCAGAGCAAGGACAACTACTTGGTAGTTCATGGTATTTTGATTCCATGCAGCtttcttttctcatttcaaCTTTagaatgtatgtatatacatgtatagaagatgtgaaattgatttttgttatttgtcATGTCATGCCTAAGATGCCAAGGAAAAAAGCAGGCGCTTTCACAGATTAAAACATCAATGGGGATTTGATCAATTGATCCCCATTAGATCGTTTAATGATATTTCCAACGGATACCTACTCGATGACACTTGCGTATTCGGAGCTGAAGTGTTCATTACCAAGGAAACGAGCTCGGGAAGAGCAGAATGCTTGTCAGTGATGAAAGATGCCATCAGTTGCAAGCATGTttggaaaattgaaaacttttcaaaattagaatcAGAATACTTGGAATCACAAGCATTTTTTTCTGGAGATCAGAATTGGTATGGTATCCAttgatatgaatatgaataCGGATATGATACGTTTTCAGGGCCTACTCAGGTTCGATTTTTCATGTTCATGATGCAGGAAAATACAGCTTTATCCGAAAGGAAGACGACATGGATCAGGCACTCATATCTCCCTGTATTTGGCTTTGGAAGATCCAGTCACTCTCACGGCTGGT
This genomic window from Gossypium raimondii isolate GPD5lz chromosome 10, ASM2569854v1, whole genome shotgun sequence contains:
- the LOC105778309 gene encoding MATH domain and coiled-coil domain-containing protein At3g58370 — translated: MFEPIRRCLTILSCTKSVPMATLVSDNLDEVERSISDTAPCHYILKIQSFSLLSKNGIEKYESGEFQAGGYKWKLVLYPNGNRSRNVKEHLSLYLVFVDVSSLFRHGLEVHADFRFFLLDQSKDNYLVVHDAKEKSRRFHRLKHQWGFDQLIPIRSFNDISNGYLLDDTCVFGAEVFITKETSSGRAECLSVMKDAISCKHVWKIENFSKLESEYLESQAFFSGDQNWKIQLYPKGRRHGSGTHISLYLALEDPVTLTAGSKMFVEFTLRVLDQMQSRHIAGKVSHWFSESSPESGWAKFVSLPYFHHTGAGCLVKDICMVEAEVIVHAVASIL